A part of Desulfobulbaceae bacterium DB1 genomic DNA contains:
- a CDS encoding cytochrome d ubiquinol oxidase subunit II, producing MIGKLDYSTLQQIWWIIASVVGSLFLFLNFVQGGQTLLFTVPRNDEEKSLIINSLGRKWELTFTTLVLFGGALFAAFPKFYATSFGGAYWVWMLILFTFIIQAVSYEYRKKPENFLGSTTYEAFLFINGSVGILLIGAAVGTFFTGSSFSLNDMNQVTWQTPYRGLEAAKNFFNLSLGLFLVFNARVLGAMYLVNNIDHKGLTDRCRKSAWKSFLWSLPFLLFVLINLLFMQGYAVTPENGTVFLQKGKYLQNLVGCPATLLLLLTGLTLVIYGVFVTCFKGKNNGIWFGGIGTVLVGLAVFFLAGFNNTAFYPSSYDLQSSLTIYNASSSHYTLTVMTYVALGVPFVLAYIAYVWKQMDGKRLTLAELTGKDAEEMY from the coding sequence ATGATCGGAAAACTTGATTATTCTACTTTGCAGCAGATCTGGTGGATCATTGCCTCCGTGGTGGGTTCCCTTTTTCTTTTTCTCAACTTTGTTCAGGGCGGCCAGACCCTGCTTTTCACCGTGCCGAGAAACGATGAGGAAAAAAGTCTTATCATCAACTCACTGGGCCGCAAATGGGAATTGACCTTCACCACCCTGGTCCTTTTCGGCGGCGCCCTGTTTGCCGCCTTCCCGAAATTCTACGCCACCAGCTTCGGCGGCGCCTACTGGGTGTGGATGCTGATCCTCTTCACCTTTATCATCCAGGCCGTGAGCTATGAATACCGCAAAAAACCGGAGAATTTCCTCGGCTCCACCACCTACGAGGCTTTTCTTTTCATCAACGGCAGTGTCGGCATCCTCTTGATCGGTGCGGCAGTGGGCACCTTTTTCACCGGATCGAGCTTCAGCCTGAACGACATGAACCAGGTAACCTGGCAGACCCCTTACCGCGGACTGGAAGCGGCGAAAAATTTCTTCAATCTCTCCCTCGGCCTGTTTCTGGTATTCAACGCCAGGGTGCTGGGCGCCATGTACCTGGTCAATAATATCGACCATAAGGGATTGACCGATCGCTGCCGCAAATCGGCCTGGAAGAGCTTTCTCTGGTCATTGCCCTTCCTGCTCTTTGTCCTGATCAACCTGCTCTTCATGCAGGGCTACGCGGTAACCCCTGAAAACGGCACTGTTTTCCTGCAGAAAGGGAAATACCTGCAAAACCTCGTCGGCTGCCCGGCAACCCTGCTGCTCCTTCTTACCGGGCTTACCCTGGTTATTTACGGCGTGTTTGTCACCTGCTTCAAGGGCAAAAACAACGGCATCTGGTTCGGCGGCATCGGCACCGTGCTGGTGGGGCTTGCTGTTTTCTTTCTGGCCGGTTTCAACAACACCGCCTTTTATCCATCCAGCTATGACCTGCAGAGCAGCCTGACCATCTACAACGCGTCAAGCAGCCACTATACCCTGACCGTCATGACCTACGTAGCGCTGGGTGTGCCTTTTGTGCTGGCCTATATCGCCTATGTCTGGAAACAGATGGACGGCAAGCGGCTTACCCTGGCGGAACTGACCGGCAAAGACGCTGAAGAGATGTATTAA
- a CDS encoding amphi-Trp domain-containing protein: MRDKAERDVEKSYPMPAFIAKLRRLADSLEKGKPFAIQIAGERIYVPVRATCNIEHEREEGQEEIEFQIKWSNE, from the coding sequence ATGAGGGATAAGGCGGAAAGGGATGTGGAGAAAAGTTATCCGATGCCGGCTTTTATTGCAAAACTGCGACGTCTTGCAGATTCGCTCGAAAAAGGAAAGCCCTTTGCAATTCAAATTGCCGGTGAAAGAATATACGTTCCCGTTCGTGCAACTTGCAATATCGAGCACGAAAGAGAAGAAGGCCAAGAAGAAATCGAGTTTCAAATAAAGTGGTCGAACGAATAA
- a CDS encoding IS256 family transposase encodes MAIDKEILDRLLADYNYQKPEELIGENGLLKQLTKALLERALQAEMTVHLGHEKHGTIVTKGGNARNGNSAKTIKGDFGKMPIEVPRDRDSSFDPVIIPKGQTRFPGFDDKIISLYSRGMTTREIQGHLEDIYGVDVSPTLISTVTDAVADEVKVWQNRPLDPIYPIVYMDAIRVKVRDNGHVKNKAVYLAIGITMDGVKDVLGMWVAENEGAKFWLQVVTELRNRGVQDIFIACVDGLKGFPEAIETVFPFTQVQLCLVHMVRNSLKYVSWKQRKEVAADLKAIYQSPTAEQAEMELMTFEEKWDKTHPSIGQSWRRNWERITPFFAYSPEIRKVIYTTNAIESLNMSLRKVTKNRGSFPNDESMLKLLYMALNNIAKKWTMPIRDWKAALNRFSILFGDRMPAY; translated from the coding sequence ATGGCCATTGATAAAGAAATTTTGGATCGTTTACTTGCCGACTACAATTACCAGAAGCCCGAAGAACTGATCGGTGAAAACGGGCTGCTCAAGCAGCTCACCAAGGCCTTACTGGAGCGGGCGTTACAGGCGGAAATGACCGTCCACCTGGGCCACGAAAAACATGGAACCATCGTCACCAAAGGCGGTAATGCCCGAAATGGTAACTCTGCAAAGACCATCAAGGGCGACTTCGGTAAAATGCCGATTGAGGTCCCGCGCGACCGCGACAGCAGTTTCGATCCGGTCATCATTCCCAAAGGGCAAACCCGCTTTCCCGGCTTTGACGACAAGATTATCTCTCTCTACTCCCGAGGGATGACTACCAGGGAGATTCAGGGGCACTTGGAAGACATTTACGGAGTTGATGTCTCTCCCACCCTGATTTCAACGGTCACCGATGCCGTTGCTGACGAGGTTAAAGTTTGGCAAAATCGCCCGTTGGACCCCATTTATCCCATTGTTTACATGGACGCTATCCGGGTTAAGGTGCGCGACAATGGGCATGTTAAGAACAAGGCGGTCTATCTGGCTATTGGCATCACCATGGACGGCGTCAAGGATGTCCTGGGAATGTGGGTTGCCGAAAACGAGGGCGCCAAGTTCTGGTTGCAGGTAGTGACTGAGCTAAGAAACCGTGGCGTGCAGGATATTTTCATTGCCTGCGTCGATGGCCTCAAGGGTTTTCCTGAAGCCATTGAGACGGTTTTCCCCTTCACCCAGGTCCAGCTCTGTCTCGTCCACATGGTGCGCAATTCCCTGAAATATGTCTCATGGAAACAGCGCAAAGAGGTGGCTGCGGATCTCAAGGCCATTTACCAATCGCCAACAGCCGAGCAGGCCGAAATGGAACTGATGACCTTTGAAGAAAAATGGGACAAAACGCATCCGTCCATCGGCCAATCCTGGCGAAGAAATTGGGAAAGAATCACCCCATTTTTTGCGTATTCGCCCGAGATACGCAAGGTGATATATACCACCAATGCTATTGAGTCGTTGAACATGTCACTGCGCAAAGTTACCAAGAACCGGGGTTCATTTCCCAATGACGAGTCGATGCTTAAACTGCTTTACATGGCGCTGAACAATATCGCCAAAAAATGGACTATGCCAATCAGAGACTGGAAGGCTGCCTTGAACCGCTTTTCAATCTTGTTCGGCGACAGAATGCCTGCATATTGA
- a CDS encoding disulfide bond formation protein DsbA, with product MKYVIFGVSALVLLLAFMFAGSYYKGQQAEKLGFMARENASIFVRDHSPTLGSDDAKVYLVEFMDPACETCAAFSPLVKQMMDADPGKIKLVLRYAPFHPGADYFVKILEAAKKQGRYWETLDVMYRSQGYWASHHNPQPEKIWQFLPAAGLDLEKIKQDMNDPAIAQLIAQDLADAKTLNVRKTPGFFANGKPLQTFGYQQLQELVQNEIRASYPD from the coding sequence ATGAAATATGTAATTTTTGGGGTTTCGGCTCTGGTGTTGCTGCTTGCCTTTATGTTTGCCGGGTCCTACTACAAGGGGCAACAGGCTGAAAAATTAGGTTTCATGGCCCGGGAAAACGCTTCAATTTTTGTGCGTGACCATTCCCCGACACTGGGCAGTGATGATGCGAAAGTCTATCTGGTTGAGTTCATGGACCCGGCCTGTGAGACCTGCGCGGCTTTTTCCCCACTGGTGAAGCAGATGATGGACGCCGATCCCGGTAAAATCAAACTTGTTCTTCGTTATGCGCCTTTTCATCCGGGAGCCGATTATTTTGTCAAGATTCTCGAGGCCGCCAAAAAACAAGGAAGGTATTGGGAAACCTTGGATGTCATGTACAGGTCGCAAGGATACTGGGCCAGTCACCACAACCCGCAACCGGAGAAAATATGGCAGTTTCTTCCCGCGGCCGGGCTCGATTTGGAAAAAATCAAGCAGGATATGAATGATCCGGCCATAGCGCAACTCATTGCACAGGACCTTGCCGATGCCAAAACGCTCAATGTTCGGAAAACGCCGGGGTTCTTTGCAAACGGAAAACCTCTTCAGACCTTTGGTTATCAACAGTTGCAGGAATTGGTGCAAAATGAAATCAGGGCGAGTTACCCGGATTGA
- a CDS encoding disulfide bond formation protein B has translation MRGSDQKSNASWAILFFCWLLATVSTLGSLFFSQVMDFAPCLLCWYQRIFLFPLVIILARGLFPLDKNVVKYALPLAVAGWLAALYHNLLYSGIIPESIQPCSQGVSCTEKYIELFGFLTIPGLSLLSFSLTIVLLIIFKRRFAE, from the coding sequence ATGCGTGGTTCCGATCAAAAGTCCAATGCAAGCTGGGCCATTCTTTTTTTCTGCTGGCTGCTGGCAACTGTTTCCACCTTGGGGAGTTTGTTTTTCAGTCAGGTGATGGATTTTGCCCCCTGCCTTTTGTGTTGGTATCAGCGAATATTTTTGTTTCCCTTGGTCATAATTTTGGCGAGAGGGCTGTTTCCATTGGATAAAAACGTGGTGAAATACGCTCTGCCCTTGGCGGTGGCCGGCTGGCTGGCGGCCCTGTACCATAACCTGCTCTATAGCGGCATCATCCCGGAGAGCATTCAGCCTTGCAGCCAGGGGGTTTCGTGCACGGAAAAATACATAGAGCTGTTTGGTTTTCTGACAATACCGGGGCTTTCCTTGCTGTCCTTTTCCCTGACAATAGTCCTTTTAATTATCTTCAAGAGGAGGTTTGCTGAATGA
- a CDS encoding prepilin peptidase: protein MTNPFSAIFAFVFGAIVGSFLNVVILRLPNPGQSVVFPASHCPACKTPLAWYDNIPLVSFLVLGRRCRYCRAPISWQYPLIELATALFSLALISRFNFPWPFIGFFLFTAALLVIIVIDFKHQLIPDIISIPGIFAGFAFSFANPFASWTDSGLGILFGGGSLFLITYGYYLLTKRVGMGGGDIKLLAMIGAFLGYQSLPFVIFSSSLLGTIAGVGAMIKQKKGGQTVIPYGPFLAAGALLYLFFAPDIQFYLRSLLLHG, encoded by the coding sequence ATGACCAATCCCTTTAGTGCCATTTTTGCCTTTGTCTTCGGCGCCATAGTCGGCAGTTTCCTCAACGTGGTTATCCTCCGGCTGCCGAATCCGGGGCAATCCGTGGTCTTCCCCGCCTCCCACTGCCCGGCATGCAAAACACCTCTGGCCTGGTATGACAATATTCCACTGGTAAGCTTTCTTGTCCTTGGACGGCGCTGCCGTTACTGCAGGGCGCCCATATCCTGGCAATACCCGCTTATCGAACTGGCCACGGCCCTTTTTTCCCTGGCGCTGATCTCCCGCTTCAACTTCCCCTGGCCCTTCATCGGTTTTTTTCTCTTCACCGCCGCCCTGCTGGTGATTATCGTCATTGATTTCAAACATCAGCTCATTCCCGACATCATCAGCATTCCCGGCATATTTGCCGGTTTTGCCTTTTCCTTTGCCAACCCTTTCGCCTCCTGGACCGATTCCGGTCTGGGCATCCTTTTCGGCGGCGGCTCGCTTTTTCTCATCACCTACGGTTATTATCTGCTGACAAAGCGGGTCGGCATGGGCGGGGGCGACATCAAACTGCTGGCCATGATCGGCGCCTTTCTCGGCTACCAGTCATTGCCGTTTGTTATTTTCAGCAGTTCCCTGCTGGGAACCATTGCCGGGGTCGGCGCCATGATCAAACAGAAAAAAGGCGGCCAGACCGTCATTCCCTATGGCCCTTTTCTGGCCGCCGGTGCCTTGTTGTATCTTTTTTTCGCGCCGGACATTCAATTTTATTTACGATCTCTTTTACTCCATGGATAG
- a CDS encoding cytochrome ubiquinol oxidase subunit I, giving the protein MVEQIDLTQVNWARAQFALTAMYHWIFVPLTLGLSFLVAFFESIYVRTGSEEWKRLTKFWMTLFGINFAIGVATGIILEFQFGTNWSNYSWMVGDIFGAPLAVEGIFAFFLEATFFAVMFFGWNRVSKNFHLFSTWMVAVGSNLSALWILVANGWMQFPTGMKFNPDTARFEMQNFWDVLFSPVAISKFTHATSSSFQLAALFVVGISCWYLLKERHQAMAKKSIVVASVFGLLASAYVGFTGDEAAYTVAQKQPMKLAVMEGLFDGRTSAPLVAAGLINSAKEPGDTQEPFSVEIQIPGLLSLLANREAGSFVPGVNDLVFGNPEQNIMGAQERIEKGKIAVELLRTYKEAKRNGDDKIALAALHAFEDFQDHIGYGYLNHPSEVVPPIGTTFYAFHIMVALGTLFPLVFLAFLFYAVKQSLPYQRWLLNLGVLCVPLGYVASQAGWVVAEVGRQPWAIQGLLPVTVANSNLTTGTVQTTFFIFLGLFTLLLIAEISIMAKQIKIGPEEH; this is encoded by the coding sequence ATGGTTGAACAAATCGATCTTACACAGGTCAATTGGGCTCGGGCTCAGTTTGCTCTCACAGCCATGTACCACTGGATTTTCGTCCCTTTGACCCTGGGACTTTCCTTCTTGGTGGCTTTTTTTGAGAGCATCTACGTACGCACCGGCAGTGAAGAATGGAAACGGCTCACAAAATTCTGGATGACCCTGTTCGGCATCAACTTCGCCATCGGCGTTGCCACGGGTATTATCCTGGAGTTTCAATTCGGCACCAACTGGTCCAACTACTCCTGGATGGTGGGTGATATTTTCGGCGCCCCGCTGGCTGTGGAAGGTATTTTTGCCTTTTTTCTGGAAGCCACCTTCTTTGCCGTCATGTTTTTCGGCTGGAACCGGGTTTCAAAAAATTTCCACCTGTTTTCCACCTGGATGGTGGCCGTCGGCTCCAACCTTTCCGCCCTGTGGATCCTCGTTGCCAACGGCTGGATGCAGTTTCCCACCGGCATGAAATTCAACCCCGATACCGCCCGTTTTGAAATGCAGAATTTCTGGGATGTTCTTTTTTCACCGGTGGCCATCAGCAAATTCACCCATGCGACCAGTTCCAGTTTCCAGCTGGCGGCGCTCTTCGTGGTCGGCATTTCCTGCTGGTACCTTCTGAAGGAACGCCACCAGGCCATGGCCAAAAAAAGTATCGTCGTGGCCTCGGTATTCGGTCTGCTCGCCTCCGCCTACGTCGGTTTCACCGGCGATGAGGCGGCATACACCGTTGCCCAGAAACAGCCCATGAAACTGGCGGTGATGGAAGGACTCTTCGACGGCCGGACAAGTGCTCCGCTTGTTGCCGCGGGCCTGATCAACAGCGCCAAGGAGCCCGGCGATACGCAGGAACCGTTCAGCGTCGAGATTCAAATCCCCGGTCTTCTTTCCCTGCTGGCCAACCGCGAGGCAGGCTCCTTTGTTCCCGGAGTCAATGATCTGGTCTTCGGCAACCCCGAACAGAACATCATGGGCGCCCAGGAAAGGATTGAAAAAGGCAAAATCGCCGTGGAGTTGCTGCGAACCTACAAGGAAGCCAAAAGAAACGGGGATGACAAAATCGCCCTCGCCGCATTGCACGCCTTTGAGGATTTCCAGGACCATATCGGCTACGGCTACCTGAATCATCCTTCCGAGGTCGTTCCTCCCATCGGCACCACCTTTTATGCTTTCCATATCATGGTGGCCCTGGGAACCCTCTTTCCCTTGGTTTTCCTTGCCTTTCTGTTCTATGCGGTGAAACAATCCCTTCCTTACCAGCGTTGGCTGCTCAACCTCGGCGTTCTCTGTGTGCCGCTCGGGTACGTTGCTTCCCAGGCGGGCTGGGTTGTTGCGGAAGTCGGTCGACAGCCTTGGGCAATTCAGGGACTGCTGCCGGTAACGGTCGCCAATTCCAATCTCACCACCGGCACGGTACAGACCACTTTTTTCATCTTTCTCGGCCTTTTCACCTTGTTGCTGATTGCCGAAATAAGCATCATGGCGAAACAAATCAAAATCGGACCGGAGGAACACTAA
- a CDS encoding (4Fe-4S)-binding protein: MELGRKWVQLVIALLTNGYWGFPATKTIYQGPLKVVCSPGLNCYSCPAATTYCPIGALQQLMLSIRFNLENAQYFLGWYVLGCIGVVGSFLGRLVCGWACPFGFFQELIHKIPSRKFSIWRPLRFFKYFLLLFFVFLLPLVVVSEFGLGEPWFCKYVCPAGTLEAGLPLLWLQPGLRSTIGLLFYSKLVILGVFVVWSVVASRPFCRVACPLGAFYGLFSRVRLVKLSLDPDKCTNCKACHHVCPMGVKFNESPDDAECITCLACMDRACKFDAISLTVGGIPLRAGDVRKTVVGKAG, translated from the coding sequence ATGGAACTGGGCAGAAAGTGGGTTCAGCTCGTCATTGCTTTGCTGACCAACGGTTACTGGGGTTTCCCGGCCACGAAAACCATTTATCAGGGGCCGCTGAAGGTTGTCTGTTCACCGGGGCTGAACTGTTACTCCTGCCCGGCTGCAACCACCTATTGTCCCATCGGCGCCTTGCAGCAGCTCATGTTGAGCATCCGCTTCAATCTGGAGAACGCCCAGTATTTCCTGGGGTGGTATGTCCTCGGCTGCATCGGCGTTGTCGGCAGCTTTCTCGGCAGGCTGGTATGCGGTTGGGCCTGCCCCTTTGGTTTTTTTCAGGAACTCATCCATAAGATTCCGTCCCGGAAATTTTCCATCTGGCGTCCTTTGCGTTTTTTCAAATATTTTTTGTTGCTCTTTTTTGTTTTTCTCCTCCCGTTGGTGGTGGTGAGTGAGTTCGGTCTGGGCGAGCCCTGGTTCTGCAAGTATGTCTGTCCCGCCGGAACCCTGGAGGCGGGCTTGCCGTTGCTCTGGCTGCAGCCGGGCTTGCGCAGCACCATCGGCCTTCTTTTTTACAGCAAGCTGGTGATTCTGGGTGTGTTTGTGGTCTGGAGCGTGGTGGCCAGCCGCCCTTTCTGCCGGGTGGCCTGCCCGCTCGGGGCCTTTTATGGGTTATTCAGCCGGGTCAGGCTGGTGAAGCTCTCGCTTGATCCGGACAAGTGCACCAACTGCAAGGCCTGTCATCATGTCTGCCCCATGGGGGTCAAATTCAATGAGTCTCCTGATGATGCGGAATGCATAACTTGTCTGGCCTGCATGGATCGGGCCTGTAAATTTGACGCCATATCGCTCACTGTCGGCGGTATCCCCCTGCGGGCAGGGGATGTACGAAAAACAGTTGTCGGAAAAGCCGGTTAA
- a CDS encoding rhomboid family intramembrane serine protease: MTAQHRKNSMLCPNCRSLISRDERRCPHCGTPRPASWWQNNPLTRGFADPDRLVSMIIAANVGMYILSLLLKPSRPGFAFNPFFFLSPDNRSLLILGSTGTVAILELQRWWTLISASYLHGSLLHILFNMIALKQLAPLVIREYGGSRMFAIYTMGGVGGYLLSFFAGISFTIGASAAVCGLIGAMLYYGKSRGGIYGMNIYRQIGGWALSIFVFGLLVPGINNWGHGGGMAAGALLGFLLGYGERRGENARHRLLGTICAALTATVLAWSALNGIFFLLFAR, from the coding sequence ATGACCGCGCAACATCGCAAAAACTCCATGCTCTGCCCCAACTGCCGCAGCCTGATCAGCCGGGACGAACGCCGTTGTCCGCACTGCGGCACGCCGCGTCCCGCTTCCTGGTGGCAAAACAACCCCCTGACCCGAGGATTTGCCGACCCTGACCGGCTTGTTTCCATGATCATCGCCGCCAATGTCGGCATGTATATTCTTTCGCTGCTCCTCAAACCGTCCCGCCCAGGCTTCGCCTTCAATCCTTTCTTCTTTCTGTCGCCCGACAACAGAAGCCTGCTGATTCTCGGCTCCACCGGCACGGTCGCCATCCTTGAACTGCAGCGCTGGTGGACGCTTATTTCGGCAAGCTATCTGCACGGCAGCCTGCTGCACATCCTGTTCAACATGATCGCCCTGAAACAACTGGCCCCGCTTGTCATCCGCGAATATGGCGGCTCAAGGATGTTTGCCATCTACACCATGGGGGGAGTCGGCGGCTACCTGCTCTCTTTTTTTGCCGGGATATCGTTTACCATTGGGGCGTCAGCCGCGGTGTGCGGCTTGATAGGCGCGATGCTTTATTACGGAAAAAGCCGGGGCGGCATTTACGGAATGAATATATACCGACAGATCGGCGGATGGGCGCTCAGTATTTTTGTCTTCGGACTGCTCGTTCCCGGCATCAACAACTGGGGACACGGCGGGGGCATGGCAGCGGGTGCCTTGCTCGGTTTTCTGCTGGGCTACGGAGAACGGCGAGGAGAAAACGCGCGGCACCGGCTGCTCGGCACGATTTGCGCCGCACTGACCGCCACGGTGCTTGCCTGGTCCGCCTTGAATGGCATTTTCTTCCTTTTGTTTGCCCGCTGA
- a CDS encoding DUF4492 domain-containing protein, whose protein sequence is MLRKISTFYIDGFRSMKTGRKLWAIIFIKLFVMFAILKAFFFPNYLETNFSNDEERAAHVMKNITQHPQNTQQRRL, encoded by the coding sequence ATGCTACGAAAAATCTCCACCTTTTATATCGACGGCTTCCGCTCAATGAAAACAGGCCGGAAACTTTGGGCGATTATTTTCATCAAGCTCTTTGTCATGTTTGCAATTCTTAAGGCCTTTTTTTTCCCCAACTACCTGGAAACAAATTTTTCAAATGATGAAGAGAGGGCTGCGCATGTTATGAAAAACATCACACAGCATCCTCAAAACACGCAACAACGGAGGTTGTAA